From the Gordonia bronchialis DSM 43247 genome, one window contains:
- a CDS encoding MaoC family dehydratase, with translation MSEPQRIVQRGLWFDEFEEGTVYEHRPGRTVTEADNVLFTTLTMNTQALHLDAAWSAQQPGFGGQRLINSMFTLSTIVGLSVSQLTQGTLVANLGFSEVAFPAPLFAGDTLYAETECTGKRESRSRPGEGVVNLTHIGRNQHGEVVARAARATLVRKKQE, from the coding sequence CGTCCAACGCGGACTGTGGTTCGACGAGTTCGAGGAGGGCACCGTCTACGAGCACCGGCCGGGCCGGACGGTGACCGAGGCCGACAACGTGCTCTTCACGACGCTGACCATGAACACGCAGGCCCTGCATCTCGACGCGGCGTGGTCGGCGCAGCAGCCCGGCTTCGGTGGGCAGCGGCTGATCAACTCGATGTTCACCCTCTCGACCATCGTCGGGCTGTCGGTGTCGCAACTGACCCAGGGCACCCTGGTGGCCAATCTCGGGTTCTCCGAGGTCGCGTTTCCGGCGCCGCTGTTCGCCGGCGACACCCTGTACGCGGAAACCGAATGCACCGGCAAGCGTGAATCGCGGTCGCGGCCCGGTGAGGGCGTGGTGAACTTGACGCACATCGGTCGCAACCAGCACGGCGAGGTGGTCGCCCGGGCGGCCCGGGCGACGCTGGTGCGCAAGAAACAGGAGTGA
- a CDS encoding HpcH/HpaI aldolase/citrate lyase family protein, whose amino-acid sequence MQFDAPISVAAQLTSAWLPPGPAMLFCPADRPDRYEKAMERADVVILDLEDAVAPENRVAAREAMIAHPIDPDRTVVRINPAGTGDYRRDLAAVVETNYRVVMQAKAQDTASILDTSLQTIALIETPLGATRAHEIAETVNCIGLMWGAEDLVAGLGGKSSRFGPDEKHPGQYRDVARWVRSMTRIAAAAHGKFSIDSVHLDINDTAGLIDEVRDAVALGYTATACIHPSQVPYVRDGYRPSDDEIDWARRVVDGSAAAGGGVFSLDGQMIDGPVLRQAEVVLTRVNAASPDTTE is encoded by the coding sequence ATGCAATTCGACGCCCCTATCAGCGTCGCAGCACAACTGACCAGCGCATGGCTGCCTCCCGGGCCGGCGATGCTTTTCTGTCCGGCCGATCGCCCTGACCGGTACGAGAAGGCGATGGAGCGGGCCGATGTGGTGATCCTCGACCTCGAGGATGCGGTCGCACCGGAGAACCGGGTGGCCGCCCGTGAGGCGATGATCGCGCATCCGATCGATCCGGACCGGACCGTGGTGCGGATCAACCCGGCGGGCACCGGCGACTACCGCCGTGACCTCGCCGCCGTCGTCGAGACCAACTACCGCGTCGTCATGCAGGCCAAGGCGCAGGACACGGCGTCGATCCTCGACACCTCGCTGCAGACGATCGCGCTCATCGAGACCCCGCTCGGCGCGACCCGCGCCCACGAGATCGCCGAAACCGTCAACTGCATCGGGTTGATGTGGGGCGCCGAGGATCTGGTGGCCGGTCTCGGTGGGAAGTCGAGCCGCTTTGGCCCCGACGAGAAACACCCGGGGCAGTACCGCGACGTCGCCCGCTGGGTGCGTTCGATGACCCGCATCGCGGCCGCGGCCCACGGCAAATTCTCGATCGATTCGGTCCACCTCGACATCAACGACACCGCCGGCCTCATCGACGAGGTGCGTGACGCGGTGGCTCTCGGGTACACCGCGACCGCCTGCATCCATCCCTCCCAGGTGCCCTACGTCCGCGACGGGTACCGGCCGTCCGACGACGAGATCGACTGGGCCAGGCGGGTCGTCGACGGATCGGCGGCCGCCGGCGGTGGCGTGTTCAGCCTCGACGGACAGATGATCGACGGTCCGGTCCTGCGGCAGGCAGAGGTCGTCCTGACCAGAGTCAACGCGGCATCTCCCGACACCACCGAATGA